The Populus trichocarpa isolate Nisqually-1 chromosome 2, P.trichocarpa_v4.1, whole genome shotgun sequence genome has a window encoding:
- the LOC7488589 gene encoding kinesin-like protein KIN-12B isoform X2 → MRPLKKDDKEEGETIVQKMSNNSLAINGQTFTFDSVSDTGATQLDMFQLVGAPLVENCLAGFNSSVFAYGQTGSGKTFTMWGPANALSSENLSGDLQGLTPRVFQRLFDRINEEQIKHTDKQLKYQCRCSFLEIYNEQITDLLDPGQRNLQIREDMQTGVYVENLREEYVFTMKDVTQLLIKGLSNRRTGATSINAESSRSHSVFTCVVESRCKSMADGMSSLKTSRINLVDLAGSERQKLTGTAGERLKEAGNINRSLSQLGNLINILAEISQTGKQRHIPYRDSRLTFLLQESLGGNAKLAMVCAISPAQSCKSETFSTLRFAQRAKAIKNKAIVNEEVEDDVNHLREVIRQLRDELHRVKANSNNPTGWDPRKSLNILKSLIHPRPLLPQVDEDGDEMMEIDEEAVERLCIQVGLGPAGSADENYVDEGRSIIEQGTEDTDVDMEEAISEQAENHEILISSCAKPARNTSESCEEPVEEKRFLSSSASKLITEESPNEMVVFGSSCTTSGSENGNSTGISATGEPNGSQNETVNCMSPSSLSIVPSEVSPVLKSPTPSVSPRISSSRKSLRTSSMLTASQKDSKDESKPGPENIRISFTKSNSSAALTAQTSKSCLAPTEHLAASLHRGLEIIDSHRKSSVFRQLSFRFACKPAESNPIPLVDVGVQTFPQDDEILERVFLCANCKTKTQLEVKDVDDSSNLQLVPFVGSESIDKPKTQVPKAVEKVLAGAIRREMALEEFCAKQAYEITQLNRLVQQYKHERECNSIIGQTREDKILRLESLMDGVLSTKDFMEEELAALMHEHKILKEKYENHPEVSKINIELKRVQDELEHYRNFCDLGEREVLLEEIHDLRSQLQYYTDSSSPSALKRNSLLKLTYSCEPSLAPLLNTIQESSEESPEEKLEMERTRWMDAESKWISLAEELRAELDASRALAEKLKQELGTEKRCAEELKEAMQMAMEGHARMLEQYADLEEKHIQLLARHRRIQEGIDDVKKAASKAGVRGAESKFINALAAEISALKAEREKERRYFRDESRGLQGQLRDTAEAVQAAGELLTRLKEAEEAAVVAERRAMEAEQEAVKANKHINKLKRKHEDEISSLKELVAESRLPKEARRPAHSDCDMPKYDAGEPLSEGDERWREEFEPFYNVEDGEGELSKLAEPSAWFSGYDRCNI, encoded by the exons ATGCGGCCATTGAAAAAGGATGACAAGGAGGAAGGAGAGACGATAGTTCAGAAAATGTCTAATAATTCGTTGGCAATCAATGGACAGACCTTCACTTTTGACTCAGTTTCAGACACAGGGGCCACTCAG CTAGACATGTTCCAACTTGTAGGAGCCCCTCTTGTGGAGAATTGTCTTGCTGGGTTTAACAGTTCTGTATTTGCCTATGGACAG ACAGGGAGTGGAAAGACATTCACAATGTGGGGCCCAGCCAATGCTTTATCAAGTGAAAATTTATCAGGTGATCTACAAGGTTTGACCCCCCGAGTCTTTCAGCGACTTTTTGATCGTATAAATGAG GAGCAAATTAAACATACTGACAAACAACTTAAGTATCAGTGTCGCTGCTCTTTTCTCGAG atcTATAATGAACAAATAACAGATTTGCTGGATCCAGGTCAAAGAAACCTTCAG ATAAGAGAAGACATGCAAACTGGTGTTTATGTTGAAAATCTCAGAGAGGAGTACGTATTTACAATGAAAGATGTGACTCAACTCCTGATAAAg GGACTATCCAACAGGAGGACTGGCGCAACCAGCATAAATGCAGAGAGTTCCCGTTCACACAGTGTTTTCACCTGTGTTGTTGAATCTCGATGCAAG AGCATGGCAGATGGAATGAGCAGCTTGAAAACAAGCAGAATAAATCTTGTTGATCTAGCTGGATCAGAGAGACAGAAGTTAACTGGCACTGCAGGGGAACGGTTGAAGGAAGCAGGGAATATTAACCGATCTCTGTCACAGCTCGG GAACTTGATAAACATTCTTGCTGAGATTTCTCAAACAGGAAAGCAAAGGCATATACCTTACCGAGACTCCAGGTTGACGTTTTTATTACAGGAATCACTTGGTGGCAATGCCAAATTAGCAATGGTGTGTGCTATTTCTCCAGCACAAAG TTGTAAGAGTGAAACTTTCAGTACATTGCGATTTGCACAGCGTGCTAAGGCAATCAAGAATAAGGCCATTGTTAATGAAGAGGTGGAGGATGATGTGAATCACTTGCGAGAAGTAATACGGCAGCTAAGG GATGAATTGCACCGAGTGAAAGCAAATAGCAACAATCCAACAGGTTGGGATCCCCGTAAAAGTTTGAATATACTGAAAAGCCTTATCCATCCGCGTCCTCTATTACCTCAAGTAGATGAAGATGGTGATGAGATGATGGAAATTGATGAGGAAGCTGTTGAAAGGCTCTGCATTCAAGTAGGCCTGGGACCAGCAGGCTCTGCAGATGAGAATTATGTTGATGAAGGTAGATCTATCATCGAACAAGGGACTGAGGATACAGATGTTGACATGGAAGAAGCAATATCTGAACAAGCTGAGAATCATGAAATTCTGATTTCGAGTTGTGCTAAACCTGCTAGAAACACTTCAG AATCCTGTGAGGAGCCAGTTGAGGAGAAAAGGTTTCTTAGTTCCTCTGCCAGTAAATTGATAACAGAAGAATCACCAAACGAAATGGTGGTGTTTGGGTCCTCATGCACTACTTCTGGTTCTGAAAATGGAAATTCCACTGGCATTTCTGCCACAGGTGAACCCAATGGTTCTCAAAATGAGACAGTGAATTGCATGTCTCCTTCTAGCCTCAGTATAGTTCCTTCTGAAGTTTCTCCTGTTCTTAAATCTCCAACTCCAAGTGTTTCGCCTAGAATCAGCAGCAGCAGGAAAAGTTTGCGGACTTCATCAATGTTAACTGCTTCCCAGAAAGATTCCAAAGATGAAAGCAAGCCAGGACCAGAGAACATACGTATTTCTTTCACAAAATCCAACTCTTCTGCTGCTCTAACTGCTCAAACCAGTAAGAGTTGTCTTGCACCAACTGAACATTTAGCGGCGAGCCTTCACCGTGGCTTGGAAATTATTGATAGTCATCGCAAGAGTTCTGTATTTAGGCAATTGTCATTCAGGTTTGCCTGTAAACCTGCAGAATCTAACCCAATTCCGCTTGTTGATGTCGGTGTGCAAACTTTTCCTCAAGATGATGAGATATTAGAAAGAGTATTCTTGTGTGCGAATTGCAAGACCAAAACGCAGCTAGAGGTGAAAGATGTCGATGACAGCTCAAACCTACAGCTAGTACCCTTTGTTGGCTCAGAGTCTATTGACAAACCCAAAACGCAAGTTCCTAAA GCAGTGGAGAAGGTTTTGGCAGGAGCAATCAGGAGAGAAATGGCCCTGGAAGAGTTTTGTGCCAAACAAGCTTATGAGATAACACAGCTCAACCGTCTG GTTCAACAATACAAGCATGAGAGGGAATGCAATTCCATAATAGGGCAGACAAGGGAAGACAAAATTCTTCGGCTTGAGAGCCTCATGGATGGTGTTTTATCTACTAAGGATTTCATGGAGGAAGAGTTAGCAGCACTCATGCACGAGCACAAG ATTTTGAAGGAGAAATATGAGAATCATCCCGAAGTTTCAAAGATAAATATTGAGCTGAAAAGAGTACAGGATGAGCTAGAACATTATCGAAACTTCTGTGATTTGGGTGAAAGGGAAGTCTTGTTGGAAGAGATTCATGATTTAAGAAGCCAGTTACAGTACTACACAGACTCTTCATCCCCATCTGCTCTAAAAAGGAATTCACTGCTGAAATTGACCTACTCGTGTGAGCCCAGTTTGGCTCCCCTTCTTAACACAATCCAGGAATCATCTGAGGAGAGTCCGGAGGAGAAACTTGAAATGGAGAGAACACGCTGGATGGATGCTGAGAGCAAGTGGATTTCTCTTGCTGAAGAATTGAGAGCTGAACTTGATGCTAGCAGGGCGTTAGCTGAAAAATTGAAGCAGGAATTGGGTACAGAGAAGAGATGTGCAGAAGAGCTGAAGGAAGCAATGCAAATGGCCATGGAGGGACATGCACGCATGCTTGAACAGTATGCAGATCTTGAGGAGAAACACATTCAATTACTTGCAAGGCACAGGCGGATACAGGAAGGAATAGATGATGTCAAGAAAGCAGCTTCTAAAGCTGGAGTTAGGGGCGCCGAATCCAAGTTCATAAATGCTCTTGCTGCTGAAATTTCTGCATTGAAAGctgaaagagaaaaggagaggcGATATTTTAGAGATGAAAGCAGGGGACTTCAGGGTCAACTGAGGGACACTGCTGAAGCTGTACAAGCAGCAGGTGAATTGCTTACGAGGTTGAAAGAAGCAGAAGAAGCTGCTGTTGTTGCCGAG AGGCGAGCTATGGAGGCAGAGCAAGAAGCTGTAAAGGCGaataaacatattaataagTTGAAGAGAAAACATGAAGACGAGATTAGTTCTCTAAAGGAGCTAGTGGCAGAGTCTCGTTTGCCCAAAGAAGCAAGACGACCTGCTCACAGTGATTGTGATATGCCAAAGTATGATGCAGGCGAGCCTCTTAGCGAAGGTGATGAACGATGGAGAGAGGAGTTCGAGCCGTTTTATAACGTGGAAGATGGTGAAGGTGAATTGTCAAAACTCGCCG
- the LOC7488589 gene encoding kinesin-like protein KIN-12B isoform X1 → MKHFMLPRNPILREAAAHNEQSPIPSSHKTKPSPSPSRRTKSSKENAPPPDPNSITSDLKPLPSPASAKLKSPLPPRPPSSNPLKRKLSMETSPENSLSDSGVKVIVRMRPLKKDDKEEGETIVQKMSNNSLAINGQTFTFDSVSDTGATQLDMFQLVGAPLVENCLAGFNSSVFAYGQTGSGKTFTMWGPANALSSENLSGDLQGLTPRVFQRLFDRINEEQIKHTDKQLKYQCRCSFLEIYNEQITDLLDPGQRNLQIREDMQTGVYVENLREEYVFTMKDVTQLLIKGLSNRRTGATSINAESSRSHSVFTCVVESRCKSMADGMSSLKTSRINLVDLAGSERQKLTGTAGERLKEAGNINRSLSQLGNLINILAEISQTGKQRHIPYRDSRLTFLLQESLGGNAKLAMVCAISPAQSCKSETFSTLRFAQRAKAIKNKAIVNEEVEDDVNHLREVIRQLRDELHRVKANSNNPTGWDPRKSLNILKSLIHPRPLLPQVDEDGDEMMEIDEEAVERLCIQVGLGPAGSADENYVDEGRSIIEQGTEDTDVDMEEAISEQAENHEILISSCAKPARNTSESCEEPVEEKRFLSSSASKLITEESPNEMVVFGSSCTTSGSENGNSTGISATGEPNGSQNETVNCMSPSSLSIVPSEVSPVLKSPTPSVSPRISSSRKSLRTSSMLTASQKDSKDESKPGPENIRISFTKSNSSAALTAQTSKSCLAPTEHLAASLHRGLEIIDSHRKSSVFRQLSFRFACKPAESNPIPLVDVGVQTFPQDDEILERVFLCANCKTKTQLEVKDVDDSSNLQLVPFVGSESIDKPKTQVPKAVEKVLAGAIRREMALEEFCAKQAYEITQLNRLVQQYKHERECNSIIGQTREDKILRLESLMDGVLSTKDFMEEELAALMHEHKILKEKYENHPEVSKINIELKRVQDELEHYRNFCDLGEREVLLEEIHDLRSQLQYYTDSSSPSALKRNSLLKLTYSCEPSLAPLLNTIQESSEESPEEKLEMERTRWMDAESKWISLAEELRAELDASRALAEKLKQELGTEKRCAEELKEAMQMAMEGHARMLEQYADLEEKHIQLLARHRRIQEGIDDVKKAASKAGVRGAESKFINALAAEISALKAEREKERRYFRDESRGLQGQLRDTAEAVQAAGELLTRLKEAEEAAVVAERRAMEAEQEAVKANKHINKLKRKHEDEISSLKELVAESRLPKEARRPAHSDCDMPKYDAGEPLSEGDERWREEFEPFYNVEDGEGELSKLAEPSAWFSGYDRCNI, encoded by the exons ATGAAGCACTTTATGCTACCAAGAAACCCGATCTTGAGAGAAGCAGCAGCGCATAATGAGCAGTCCCCAATCCCTAGCTCTCACAAGACGAAACCCTCGCCGTCGCCATCGCGGAGGACCAAATCGTCTAAAGAGAACGCTCCGCCTCCAGATCCGAACTCTATTACTTCCGATCTAAAGCCTTTGCCGTCCCCTGCCTCCGCTAAGTTGAAGAGTCCCTTGCCTCCTCGGCCTCCGTCTTCAAATCCTCTCAAGCGCAAGCTCAGCATGGAGACCTCGCCGGAGAACTCGCTCTCCGATTCTGGCGTCAAG GTAATAGTGCGAATGCGGCCATTGAAAAAGGATGACAAGGAGGAAGGAGAGACGATAGTTCAGAAAATGTCTAATAATTCGTTGGCAATCAATGGACAGACCTTCACTTTTGACTCAGTTTCAGACACAGGGGCCACTCAG CTAGACATGTTCCAACTTGTAGGAGCCCCTCTTGTGGAGAATTGTCTTGCTGGGTTTAACAGTTCTGTATTTGCCTATGGACAG ACAGGGAGTGGAAAGACATTCACAATGTGGGGCCCAGCCAATGCTTTATCAAGTGAAAATTTATCAGGTGATCTACAAGGTTTGACCCCCCGAGTCTTTCAGCGACTTTTTGATCGTATAAATGAG GAGCAAATTAAACATACTGACAAACAACTTAAGTATCAGTGTCGCTGCTCTTTTCTCGAG atcTATAATGAACAAATAACAGATTTGCTGGATCCAGGTCAAAGAAACCTTCAG ATAAGAGAAGACATGCAAACTGGTGTTTATGTTGAAAATCTCAGAGAGGAGTACGTATTTACAATGAAAGATGTGACTCAACTCCTGATAAAg GGACTATCCAACAGGAGGACTGGCGCAACCAGCATAAATGCAGAGAGTTCCCGTTCACACAGTGTTTTCACCTGTGTTGTTGAATCTCGATGCAAG AGCATGGCAGATGGAATGAGCAGCTTGAAAACAAGCAGAATAAATCTTGTTGATCTAGCTGGATCAGAGAGACAGAAGTTAACTGGCACTGCAGGGGAACGGTTGAAGGAAGCAGGGAATATTAACCGATCTCTGTCACAGCTCGG GAACTTGATAAACATTCTTGCTGAGATTTCTCAAACAGGAAAGCAAAGGCATATACCTTACCGAGACTCCAGGTTGACGTTTTTATTACAGGAATCACTTGGTGGCAATGCCAAATTAGCAATGGTGTGTGCTATTTCTCCAGCACAAAG TTGTAAGAGTGAAACTTTCAGTACATTGCGATTTGCACAGCGTGCTAAGGCAATCAAGAATAAGGCCATTGTTAATGAAGAGGTGGAGGATGATGTGAATCACTTGCGAGAAGTAATACGGCAGCTAAGG GATGAATTGCACCGAGTGAAAGCAAATAGCAACAATCCAACAGGTTGGGATCCCCGTAAAAGTTTGAATATACTGAAAAGCCTTATCCATCCGCGTCCTCTATTACCTCAAGTAGATGAAGATGGTGATGAGATGATGGAAATTGATGAGGAAGCTGTTGAAAGGCTCTGCATTCAAGTAGGCCTGGGACCAGCAGGCTCTGCAGATGAGAATTATGTTGATGAAGGTAGATCTATCATCGAACAAGGGACTGAGGATACAGATGTTGACATGGAAGAAGCAATATCTGAACAAGCTGAGAATCATGAAATTCTGATTTCGAGTTGTGCTAAACCTGCTAGAAACACTTCAG AATCCTGTGAGGAGCCAGTTGAGGAGAAAAGGTTTCTTAGTTCCTCTGCCAGTAAATTGATAACAGAAGAATCACCAAACGAAATGGTGGTGTTTGGGTCCTCATGCACTACTTCTGGTTCTGAAAATGGAAATTCCACTGGCATTTCTGCCACAGGTGAACCCAATGGTTCTCAAAATGAGACAGTGAATTGCATGTCTCCTTCTAGCCTCAGTATAGTTCCTTCTGAAGTTTCTCCTGTTCTTAAATCTCCAACTCCAAGTGTTTCGCCTAGAATCAGCAGCAGCAGGAAAAGTTTGCGGACTTCATCAATGTTAACTGCTTCCCAGAAAGATTCCAAAGATGAAAGCAAGCCAGGACCAGAGAACATACGTATTTCTTTCACAAAATCCAACTCTTCTGCTGCTCTAACTGCTCAAACCAGTAAGAGTTGTCTTGCACCAACTGAACATTTAGCGGCGAGCCTTCACCGTGGCTTGGAAATTATTGATAGTCATCGCAAGAGTTCTGTATTTAGGCAATTGTCATTCAGGTTTGCCTGTAAACCTGCAGAATCTAACCCAATTCCGCTTGTTGATGTCGGTGTGCAAACTTTTCCTCAAGATGATGAGATATTAGAAAGAGTATTCTTGTGTGCGAATTGCAAGACCAAAACGCAGCTAGAGGTGAAAGATGTCGATGACAGCTCAAACCTACAGCTAGTACCCTTTGTTGGCTCAGAGTCTATTGACAAACCCAAAACGCAAGTTCCTAAA GCAGTGGAGAAGGTTTTGGCAGGAGCAATCAGGAGAGAAATGGCCCTGGAAGAGTTTTGTGCCAAACAAGCTTATGAGATAACACAGCTCAACCGTCTG GTTCAACAATACAAGCATGAGAGGGAATGCAATTCCATAATAGGGCAGACAAGGGAAGACAAAATTCTTCGGCTTGAGAGCCTCATGGATGGTGTTTTATCTACTAAGGATTTCATGGAGGAAGAGTTAGCAGCACTCATGCACGAGCACAAG ATTTTGAAGGAGAAATATGAGAATCATCCCGAAGTTTCAAAGATAAATATTGAGCTGAAAAGAGTACAGGATGAGCTAGAACATTATCGAAACTTCTGTGATTTGGGTGAAAGGGAAGTCTTGTTGGAAGAGATTCATGATTTAAGAAGCCAGTTACAGTACTACACAGACTCTTCATCCCCATCTGCTCTAAAAAGGAATTCACTGCTGAAATTGACCTACTCGTGTGAGCCCAGTTTGGCTCCCCTTCTTAACACAATCCAGGAATCATCTGAGGAGAGTCCGGAGGAGAAACTTGAAATGGAGAGAACACGCTGGATGGATGCTGAGAGCAAGTGGATTTCTCTTGCTGAAGAATTGAGAGCTGAACTTGATGCTAGCAGGGCGTTAGCTGAAAAATTGAAGCAGGAATTGGGTACAGAGAAGAGATGTGCAGAAGAGCTGAAGGAAGCAATGCAAATGGCCATGGAGGGACATGCACGCATGCTTGAACAGTATGCAGATCTTGAGGAGAAACACATTCAATTACTTGCAAGGCACAGGCGGATACAGGAAGGAATAGATGATGTCAAGAAAGCAGCTTCTAAAGCTGGAGTTAGGGGCGCCGAATCCAAGTTCATAAATGCTCTTGCTGCTGAAATTTCTGCATTGAAAGctgaaagagaaaaggagaggcGATATTTTAGAGATGAAAGCAGGGGACTTCAGGGTCAACTGAGGGACACTGCTGAAGCTGTACAAGCAGCAGGTGAATTGCTTACGAGGTTGAAAGAAGCAGAAGAAGCTGCTGTTGTTGCCGAG AGGCGAGCTATGGAGGCAGAGCAAGAAGCTGTAAAGGCGaataaacatattaataagTTGAAGAGAAAACATGAAGACGAGATTAGTTCTCTAAAGGAGCTAGTGGCAGAGTCTCGTTTGCCCAAAGAAGCAAGACGACCTGCTCACAGTGATTGTGATATGCCAAAGTATGATGCAGGCGAGCCTCTTAGCGAAGGTGATGAACGATGGAGAGAGGAGTTCGAGCCGTTTTATAACGTGGAAGATGGTGAAGGTGAATTGTCAAAACTCGCCG